Genomic window (Musa acuminata AAA Group cultivar baxijiao chromosome BXJ1-9, Cavendish_Baxijiao_AAA, whole genome shotgun sequence):
TGGCTAAGTCAGGATGAAAACTAGTGAATTGGGTGTTCTTTAATAAGATGTATGACCAAAAGAGTTGATGAAAAATTTAGCAGCCAGTCTTTTTAAAATAACTTTACCAAAAAATATAATGAACCTATCTTTTGCTTAGAAGAAAAATCATCTCTAAACTTTATGTATGGTTGTGGCCTCAGGTCATCCCATCATTAGGGCCTTAAACTTAGAGATGAAATAGTCAAGTCAGTCACGGGCCATTTCTGCAAACAAGCTGGTTaacattgaaaaaaaaagaaaaaaagaaatggttGATCGAGCATGAAATCTAACCCCACCCACCACTAAAACAGAGATGCAGACTACTAGGTACCAAGACAAACAACTCTGCCGGTGGCCATAGCAGATACATCTTAGAGGAAATATATCAACTTTTTATAACTGCTATAAGTTTTATTAAAACAGACATAATGTATAACCACTGCATTGTCAAaaaggaagagggaaaagaaaaaggaacagtTACCGATAAATAGCAGTATAGCTGACTGTGTCAGAAATGTCATCAGATTTACCAGCATTGCTCAAGTCCATCCAAGCATCCACATCGATCACAAACTTTTGACCAAGCTTCTTTTCCTCCAGTTTCACACCATGAAATCCATGAAACTGCAAGCCCCTTAGTATCAGCTTGTCTTtatcaacaaaatcacgttcaCCCATGGATGATGAACCTGATGAAGTATATAAGGTTTCAATTTTCAGAATATGCAACAACAAAAGAAGATACCTCGATGTATTGGCTCCAACATATCACTTAAAAAGTAACATTTAAGTtggtttctataaaaaaaaaattgcattgaTGAAAGGCAAAGAAATTAAATAGTATAAATGAAATGCAGCTTGACATAGATACCTGCATCTGCAGATATAAGGTTCAATTATATATCACTACACGGAGGCTTTAAACTTGCAGTTCAAGAAGGATGCAGGATAAAGACGAGATAAACAGAGCTCAAATAGCCAACAAGCACAATGCGAGACTTACTGTTCGGTTCTTTATATCGGATTCAAATGATAGCAGCTTCCCCAGTTTCATGAATGTGCAAGTACACTAAATAAACAGTACTGACAACCATATCTGAATACCAACCTTTCCTACATCTTGGTTGCTCCCGACAGCACGTAAATGGCTAACCTTTTTTCTTTTCGAACGAGAGACAATATGGTGACCGGAGCCCGAAAAGACCGACTTAAATCAACCAAATCCGAGGAAGACTTTTTTTGCAAAATTGGAGCTGAAGATATcaacgacaaaaaaaaaaaacccaagaaTGCAATTTTAAGAACCAGCCGCAGGTTTTCGAGTTTAAACAGCTCGATGGAACCCAATACCCTATCGTGAAGATCTATGGACCGATATTCTTCACCGGTTTCTATGACCAAATCAGGACGGCCCTTCATTCGATTGCAATCCGTATATCGTTGCAAAAGAAAACTCAAAATAACTTGCGAGGAGGCAGAGATCGATTACCTTCGCGCAAGACTCCGTCTCCACCATTCTCTCCCACCCGATTCCTCGAAGATGATAAGGGGGCAGACTCGGGGGCGGGCGCGTGTCCGTTGGTGCCGCTGAGGGGCAAGTCGTCGTCGAGAAGTCCTAAGGATCAAATCAGATCAACAACGGACAGCCACGAGTTGAGGATGCAAGAGAACGCACGGAAAACCCCGAGGCGCCGGACTTTTGTCTCGCATAACCTATTCGAGTCGAGCATGAAAAATGAAGTTTTGGCGTTCAATGCGACCTGTAAGTGGGGCAGAACGTTGGTGCCTGATTGTAGCCGCGGTGTTGCGGGCCGATCAGCAAACAGCTTCGTATCGCATCAGAACGGCGACGCCCTACCACAGCGCTGACGTCAGTAGCCTGGCCCCAGGGCACCACGATGACGGGACGGTGTTTCATGGCTCGGTGAGATCTGCTCCTCACCGGAGGAGACCGGAAGGTAATTACGGTGCATTAAAGGCGCCACCAACCGACGTAAATACAGatcacctttttctttttctctttcctttcattttcttagatatttatatatataattagctgGAATTAACTGGCAGATGGAGTAATGGGCATGGTGAATGAATGATTCGCTAGTGTAAAGTGCGAACGACAAGAGGATTTGGAAGGAGCGGAATTAATGGATATACTGACGATGGAGAGTGAATGAGCGAGCGGTGACGTGGTTTTCTGGACGGTGATAAACCACACCACAATATCATATATAGCTTCGAGGGGGTAAGCTGAATCTGATCTCCGGTAGTTGGAAATAAGAAAAGCAACCCTCTTTTAAGAACACCACATCACATTACAGCAAAGGAGACGAATCCAAGAAAGCACAGCGTCACAATTAATTCTTCCTTGAACTCTTCCCTCTCAACGACTACTATGCTTCCCCCTTGGCCTTCGTCGTATGTTATATAAGAACCCAACTAAACCCATCAGAGTAACGAGGGGGTGGTGGGTCAATGGGGTCAACATATGTCGACCTACGGAGTCACAAAAGGTTTCACAAGTAAAGGAAGAAGGGAACGATTGTCACAAAAGGTTTCACAAGGTTTCACAAGTAAAGGAAGAGGGGGTGAGAGTTCATTTACTCGGCATGCAGCAACTTCCGCACAGGATCGAGGAGAGGAGGGGCTTCAAGAACGCAGGATTGTAAGTTTTTCTTTTACCCATTtcttatcttttcttttcttttacctcCTCCTAATGTGTAACAAGAAATAGCTTCGCATCCAAAGAAATAGGTGATGGCATACCCTCATAATAGCgagccaaaaaaaaaataaacccaaGAAAATATAATCGACAAGAAAACACACTCGAAAGCACCACAAAATTTCACGGAAGACCGATCGCATGTAGTTGGAAACAAGAAAAGCCACCCTCTTTTCAGAACACCGCATCACATCACCCTCTTTTCATAACACCGATCAAAATTCCAACAACTTTCTTGGGTTTATTTACTCGGCATGCAGCAACTTCCGCACAGGACTGTGGGCTGAGTGCACCCACGGCATGCAGCAACTCTTCTCCCCCTCTCCTCGGTCCTGTGCGGAAGTTGCTGCATGCCAAGCATAGTCAGCTCACCCTCTCCTTTGCTGTAATGTGATGCGGTGTTCTGAAAAGAATGAGACTTTTCTTATTTCCAACTACATGCGATCATACCTCCGTGAATTTTGTGGTGCTTTTGAGAGTGTTTTCTTGCCAATTACATTttcttgggttttttttttttttttggctcacTACTATGAGGGTATGTCATTTTTTGATGTGAAGCTATTTCTTGTTACACAATAGGAGgaggtaaaagaaaagaaaagaaaagaaaagaaatggatAAAAGAAAAACTCATCATCGTGCGTTTTTGAAACCCCTCCTCTCCTCGGTACTGTGCGGAAGTTACTGCATGTCGAGTAAATGAACTCTCTCCTTTGCTCACCCTCCTCTACTCGGTCCTATTGTTGCTGCATGCCAAGTAAATGAACTCTCCTCTCCTCGGTCTTGACCGTAGAAGTTGCTGCATGCAAAGTAAATGAACTCTCTTCTTTGCTCACCCTCCTCTACTCGGTCCTATTGTTACTGCATGCTTTCTTGAATTCTTTTCCTTTGTTGTAATGTGATGCGGTGTTCTGAAAATAGGGTGGCTTTGCTTGTTTCCAACTATCGGAGATCAGATTCAGCTCACCCTCTCAAAGCTATGATATACTCGGTATGCAACAACTTCCGCACAGGACCGAGGAGAGGAGGGGCTTCAAGAAAGCACGATGGTGAGTTTTTCTTTTACCCATTtcttatcttttcttttcttttacctcCTCCTAACGTGTAACAAGAAATAGCTTCACATCTAAAGAAAGAGGTGATAACATACCCTCATAGTAGCgagtcaaaaaaaaaataaaccccAGAAAGTGCAATCGGCAAAAAAACACACTCAAAAGCACCATAAAATTCCACGGAGGACCGATCACATGTTCGATGATATAAATAGATAAATACATACCTTGTTCCAAAGTCTTCCTTCGATTGGGAGAGGAAGCGGCTCCCTCCCTCGTTTGGCCGACGACAATGCCTACAACCCACAGgcagggggggagagagagagagagacctgttgatttaatgtcacccGTGTCAAAAGAGTAACGCCATCCCCACCCACCACAACGTATAACGATGAGGGCTCCATCAGAACCCCGCATATCGCACGCAGTTACTCAGCCACCGCACATTCGTCGGGCGCAAACCGCATCGAGCAGGCCGAAGTGGATCCCACGTCGCCATTTACCAAGCGGGTACGAAACCGGGTGAAGTGGTCCTTTGTTTCTTATTTATTAGCCGATCGATCAACAAGAAGGAtcaatcgatcgatcgatcggctGGGATTCACGACGGTTCAGCAACACGACTTTTAAAGACACCCTGCCCACTACGTGCGTGGCCAGCAAGTCAAAACACATGTTCGATGAtataatagatagatagatagatacataCATACCTTTCGATAAGGACCGATCGCATCATCATCAACACATCCATGGTTTGGCAGAGCCTCTTAATCCACAGAGGACGCTTTTTTGTATCTGAGGATTTCAACGCCCAAGTAGTCGATGGTGCCACGAACGGCCACATGAGGCTTCCCCACCTTCACCCTCACAGCAGATATCTGAGGGAATTGAATTAACGTGGTATTTGCAATCAAGTGAGCTACCGACTCCAGCAGATTCTGAGACGGACCCTCCACCACTTCCTTCACTATCCTGCACATCCACCACCGACTCTAATGTAATCCACATATGATGACATGCAATCCAAGTTCTTGTTAGTTTAGCCAAATAAGAAGAAAAACTTTTTGATTCACTTGGCAACTCAAGTGAAGATTTCACGGAAAAGTAGTGACAGCAGTGATCTATCATATCATGCTCTCAAAAGCAAATTTCCTGACCAGACTCTACACTTCTTCCATCTAttaaccacacacacacacacacacacacactagtaAGCTGAGAAGAAGATAATTGCTATCACAAAGAGAGTTTCCAAAATATATCAGTATATATGAAGGATCCATAAGCCAAATTAACAAATAGAGCCACCTTTTGAAATGTTCACTCCTATGAAACGAAACCCAAACTTCCTCCTGGGAAAGAATTTGAAGAACCCATAAACCAATACTGTTTTTATAGGAACAATTGGAACATGCCACTGATAAGCTGATGCATACATTGTCCTGCAGGATTATTATAAGAGCATTTGACTATATTGTTGTGCACCACCCAAAAGTGACTTCTTTATATGTTTTTTGGGTTCCTGAAGTTTTGAACCTTGCGGATAAACCATCCCCAGGCCTTAAGCTCGCATTTTGCATCTTTGTCGACTCTCTTCAAGTTTATCAAACCAAGTAGGAAGTTTGTGCACACCATTATGTACAGGAAGAATCATCGTCCTTGATGTGCAAGATACTAAAGGCCACTGAGTGGTCTTGGCACACATCCGGGAGAGGTCGGCATGGCATGTCACCCATTTTGCATGGTGATATGATTCAACCTGTGTTCACACATGACTGTTGGCGCCACTAACCTAATTATATATTGTACCAGAAAGATAATAACAAAGCTAGAAGTGAGGATTGTGCAAATGCATGAAGGATAACATATTGTCAAAATGTTTCCTAGATTCTCCTTTTGCTCCAATGGTACTGTAGCAATAGCACGAAATATAAACCATCATTCCACTCTGCAACAACCCTCCTGCTTGCATCCATTCTCATTCTCTCGAATAGTGAACATCAGTAAAATATGTTATAAAGAAATTCTCATTCTCTCAATTTCCAATATTCAATGGAGGCAGGTCACCTCCTGATGCTTAAGACATTCTCATCACATTGTGTGCTATATTAAGAGTTCTCATTTCAAGTACTAAATTACATATGGTCTTCCCTCCATTCGCAAAAGTTCACATAATGCCTCAACTGTGAGCTCATTTTTGCTGTCTATCTTGATAAAATTATCAAAGGTAGTATTTCATTCTAAAAAACTACTTGCAAGTTCAAAGGCTCACATTAGTCTATGAATATTACTATGGCTAAGTCAGGATGAAAACTAGTGACTTGGGTGTTCTTTAATAAGATGTATGACCAAAAGAGTTGATGAAAAATTTAGCAGCcagtatttttaaaataactttaCCAAAAAATATAATGAACCTATCTTTTGCTTAGAAGAAAAATCATCTCTAAACTTTACATATGGTTGTGGCCTCAGGTCATCCCATCATTAGGGTCTTAGACTTAGAGATGAAATAGTCAAGTCAGTCACGGGCCATTTCTGCAAACAAGCTGGTtaacattgaaaaaaaaaagaaaaaaagaaatggttGATCGAGCATGAAATCTAACCCCACCCACCACTAAAACAGAGATGAAGACTACTAGGTACCAAGACTAACAACTCTGCCGGTGGCCATAGCAGATACATCTTAGAGGAAATATATCAACTGTTTATAACTGCTATAAGTTTTATTAAAACAGACATAATGTATAACCACTGCATTGTCAAaaaggaagagggaaaagaaaaaggaacagtTACCGGTAAATAGCAGTATAGCTGACTGTGTCAGAAATATCATCAGATTTACCAGCATTGCTCAAGTCCATCCAAGCAGCCACATCGATCATAAACTTTTGACCAAGCTTCTTTTCCTCCAGTTTCACACCATGAAATCCATGAAACTGCAAGCCCCTTAGTATCAGCTTGTCTTTATCAACAAAATCACGGTCACCCATTGATGATGAACCTGATGAAGCATATAAGGTTTCAATTTTCAGAATATGCAACAACAAAAGAAGATACCTTGATGTATTGGCTCCAACATATCACTTAAAAAATAACATTTAACTtggtttctataaaaaaaaattgaattgatGAAAGCCAAAGAAAttaaatactataaatgatatgCAGCTTGACATAGTTACCTGCATCTGCAGATATAAGGTTCAATTATATATCACTACACGGAGGCTTTAAACTTGCAGTTCAAGAAGGATGTAGGATAAAGATGAGATAAACAGAGCTAAAATAGCCAACATGCACAATGCGAGACTTACTGTTCGGTTCTTTATGTCGGATTCAAATGATAGCAGCTTCCCCAGTTTCATGAATGTGCAAGTACACTAAATCAACAGTACTGACAACCATATCTGAAGACCAACCTTTCCTACATCTTGGTTGCTCCCGACAGCACGTAAATGGCTAACCTTTTTCTTTTCGAACGAGAGACAATATGGTGACTGGAGCCCGAAAAGACCGACTTAAATCAACCAAATCCGAGGAAGACTTTTTTTGCAAAATTGGAGCTGAAGATATcaacgacaaaaaaaaaaaaacccaagaaTGCAATTTTAAGAAACAGCCGCAGGTTTTCGAGTTTAAACAGCTCGATGGAACCCAATACCCTATCGTGAAGATCTATGGACCGATATTCTTCACCGGTTTCTATGACCAAATCAGGACGGCCCTTCATTCGATTGCAATCCGTATATCGTTGCAAAAGAAAACTCAAAATAACTTGCGAGGAGGCAGAGATCGATTACCTTCGCGCAAGACTCGTCTCCACCATTCTCTCCCACCCGATTCCTCGAAGATGATAAGGGGGCAGACTCGGGGGCGGGCGCGTGTCCGTTGGTGCCGCTTAGGGGCAAGTCGTCGCCGAGAAGTCCTAAGGATCAAATCAGATCAACCACGGACAGCCACGAGTTGAGGATGCACGAGAACGCACGGAAAACCCCGAGGCACCGGACTTTTGTCTCGCATAACCTATTCGAGTCGAGCATGAAAAATGAAGTTTTGGCGTTCAATGCAGACCGTGAGATCATAATCCAACATTTAACAAACCGGAAGGCAAAACTCGTTCGATCAACAAAGAAAGAAAGTCGAAGCATATCAAAtaagaaatttcttttttttttgtcctctcaaaattttttttctttgcttgCTACAGTCTATCAGAACAAAACATTTTTAGTTATGATAACGAACAAGAAAGCTACTTAGGCTCTAAATCCCATCGGATGCAATTCATTTCTATCCATGTCTAAAATGATTGTTAAAGTCTTATATGTCAGGCTAGATTGCATCACGCAACGTAATACCAATGACGAGTTATCACCGTACCATTACTCCCAACAAGTTCATGCAATGTATACTGTGAGCCAACAACAATCCACGCACCAGAGAACCGTCCCAAGTTCCACGGTGCATTACACAAACACTGGTCCAAGACACTGAAGGATCAATTACCTTCTCCAATGCTTACAGGTCTCTCTATCTAGCACATAAGGGTGTGATTAAACATAGATAGTCACGCAAATGATAAGCTACCGAGATAGTCTGAAAATgagacaattatatatatatatatatatatatatatatatatatatatatatatatatatatatatatatatatatatatatatatatatatatattatgtcacATAAACTCTACATTGGAACAAAGAAACAAAACCCGTAACCTTATCTAATGCTCCAAACATTTTTTATTTGAGTTGAGAACTGAAACTAATGCATCTTGCTGCCTGCAACCGTTATTGGCTTCAAACTAATAATGTTCCCGAGTTTCAATCTGTTAGAGttggccctaggaaatttaccaaaggataatttgacaacccaataaagataataaagtagaaaaataaaagagacaaggacactagatttacgtggttcgatcaattgacctatgTTCACGGAGAATGAGCAAAACACTACTATAaaggggacaattacaaatgtcttaggaaaatattCTTAGACcataaaatactaaacaagaaaagcccaaaatattttaattaagtatggacttaaaaaaattaaatccaaaacaaacaattaggtttttcttATAGTGCATCTggcttcaaagctcaggcccttatttatagttgcaataggagataacaagcttgattttcccgatgtgggactatgtgagacttgccaaactaataaatctccaccttgacatgtcccaacattgacaattaacaaaacttgctccacctttttcacaaaagccccaacaggCAATAACcagcaatgaacaccaaccaagtctaagCATTGAACTTGTAAATCGGAAGAGGTTTTGTAAGCAtgtcaactggattgtccttcgtataaattttctaaacaaagacctttccctcagcagtggtatcccgaataaaatgaaacttcacatcgatgtgtttcgtcctctcatgatacatctgatttttagtcaaatgaatagcactttgactatcatagtaaattatagtaacaccttgatgcagacataattcgccgaacaaacctcttaaccataaaacttctttgatcgcctctgcactaccatatattctgcctctgtagtagataaagccacaACAGGttataaggaagctttccaactaaatGCACAATTGCCAATGCAAAAAacatagcctgtcaaagatcttcgtttattaagatccgcagcataatcaaAGTCGatgaaaccaaccaaagtgtcacgatttttcccaaactccaaacaagcatctgaagtctcTTGCAAGTATCtaagaatccacttcacagcctgccaatgtgttttacccgggcgagacatatatctgctaaccacactgactgcttgtgaaatatctagaCAAGTATAAACCATTGCATATATAATACTGCTGATGGCACTGGAATATggaacttgcaccatatattcttcctcttcaactgactatggtgactgagcagcagatagccgaaaatggctagaaagaggagtactcactggcttagcgtttttcatgccaaacctctccaagacatTCTCGAGGTAATTCTTTTGGGCCAGAAATAATTTttcaactcctcgttctcttttgatctccatgctaagaattttcttagctgctcccaaatctttcatttcaaatttacTGCTCGgctgcattttcaaagtgtgaatttcggacaaattcttagctacaataagcatgtcattaacataaagcaacaaatacacaaaagagtcatcagttaacttccggaaggATGTAGGATAAAGACGAGATAAACAGAGCTCAAATAGCCAACAAGCACAATGCGAGAATTACTGTTCGGTTCTTTATGTCGGATTCAAATGATAGCAGCTTCCCCAGTTTCATGAATGTGCAAGTACGCTAAATAAACAGTAATGACAACCATATCTGAAGACCAACCTTTCATACATCTTAGTTGCTCCTGACAGTACGTAAATGGCAAACCTTTTTCTTTTCGAACGAGAGACAATTTGGTGACCGGAGCCCGAAAAGACCGACTTAAATCAACCAAATCCGAGGAAGACTTCTTTTGCGAAATTGGAGCTGAAGATATCAatgacaacaaaaagaaaaaaaaacccctATAATGCAATTTTAACAACCAGCTGCAGGTTTTCGAGTTTAAACAGCTCGATGGAACCCAATACCCTGTCTTGAAGATCTGTCCCTATATTCttcacagtgatttaaaaagcgctaggcgccaaaaggcgccaaggtccaaaaacgcccgaggcgctaggcgctcgcccaggcgctcgcccgagcgaagcgaggcgctaaaatataaaaatataaaatataattaataatataattatttaaaattttaaataaaaatataaaaatatataatataattaataaatataatcacattaacagtataaacctgctgatggagaaacgaggaagcagcggcgagcggcgacagcagcagcagcagcggtgagcggcggcagcggcagcagcagcagcagcgagcggcggcagcggcagcgggaaagggaaagggagcggaaggcgcgagcagcgggaggcctcgagggaggcgcgagcagcgggaaggctcgcgggagggctcgcaggaggcgagagggctcgcgggaggcgcgagcagcgggagggctcgagggaggcgcgagcagcgggaaggctcgcgggagggctcgcaggagacgcgagcagcgagagggctcgcgggaggcgcgagcagcaggagggctcgcaggaggcgcgagcagcgagagggctcgcgggaggcgcgagcagcgggaaggctcgcgggaggcgcgagcagcgacagcgggagcagcggcagcgagcgacgagatcgcgatcgggatcggcagcggcagcaggttagggttggggttatatcggtttagttggttcgattgaaccaactaacaaccgaaccaggaccgaaccagacctaaaattctggttcggtttacccaggcgctcgcccgaagcgcccagcgcctgggctcgggcgagcgcccaggcggcgcctgattgaagcgcgccgcctgggacattaacgaggcgctcgggcctcgcctcgcctcgcccgagcgcctaggcgagcgcccgagcgccttttgcaatcactgattcTTCACTGGTTTCTATGACCAAATCAGGACGGTCCTTCATTCGATTGGAAACCCTAGAATGCAATTTTAACAACCAGCCGCAGGTTTTCGAGTTCAAACAGCTCGATGGAACACAATACCCTATCGTGAAGATCTATGGACCGATATTCATCACCGGTTTGTATGACAAAATCGGGACGACCCTTCATTCGATTGCAATCCGTAAATCGTTGCAAAAAGAAACTCAAAATAACTTGCAAGGAGGCAGAGCTCGATTACCTTCGCGCAAGACTCCGTCTCCACCATTCTCTCCCACTCGATTCCTTGGAGATGATAAGGGGGCAGACTAAGGGGCGGGAGCGTGTCCGTTGGTGCCGCCGAGGGGCAAATCGTCACCGAGAAGTCCTAAGGATCAAATCAGACCAACCACGAACGGCCACGAGTTGAGGATGCACGAGAACGCACGGAATACCACACGACGATGGACCTTGTCTCGCATAACCTATTCGAGTCGAGCACGAAAAATAAAGTTTTGGCAGGCGTTCAATGCAAACAGTGAGATCATAATCCTACGTTTAACAAACCGAAAGGCAAAACTTGTTCGATCAACAAAGAAAGAAAGTCGAAGCATATCAAAAaagaaagtctttttttttttgtcctctcCGCATAGAACTCATCAGGAATTTTTTTTGCTTTGCTACAGTCAAACAGAACAAaacatttttatttatgataacgTACAAGAAAGCTACTTGGCTCTAAATCCCGTCGGATGCAATTCATTTCCATCCATGTCTAAAATGGTTGTCAAAGTCTTATAGGTCAGGCTAGATTGCATCACGCAACGCAATACCAATGACGAGTTGTCATCGTACCATTACTCCCAACAAGTTCATGCAATGTATACAGTGAGCCAACAACAATCCACGCACTAGAGGACCGGCCCAAGTTCCACGGTGCATTACACAAACACTGGTCCATGACACTGAAGGATCAATTACCTTCTCCCATGCTTACAGGTCTCTCTATCTAGCACATAAGGGTGTGATTAAACATAGATAGTCACGCAAATGATAAGCTACGGAGATAGTCTGAAAATGAGACAATTATTTATTACGCTTAactgtcacggccttagttggaattgcctaaggcgtaaggcacccttgcggccaaagacacgaacttagcttgcgttgcctaagtcgcgagtcacccttgcggcaaagacgcgaacttagcttgcgttgtctaagtcgcgcttcgcccttgcgatattgctccgcaaggatcagcccatttgTAACCTctagcaggtcccgaaggacctgtaaaaagagaaagttgattagttcgaaagaacgagcgacggacaagtcccgacgtctcgcgaaaagaggaagctttacaagcaattcagcgagcaccttgcgtgcacaagagaaaagagggagaggggggaaaacaagggctttggaAGGTtggacgaacagctgcaagcccacaaacagccgctcacctggtcccgggcgcgacaacaagttcccgtaaaggccatgtgcgaacttgcgaaagag
Coding sequences:
- the LOC135581233 gene encoding dihydroneopterin aldolase 2-like isoform X3 codes for the protein MGDRDFVDKDKLILRGLQFHGFHGVKLEEKKLGQKFMIDVAAWMDLSNAGKSDDISDTVSYTAIYRIVKEVVEGPSQNLLESVAHLIANTTLIQFPQISAVRVKVGKPHVAVRGTIDYLGVEILRYKKASSVD
- the LOC135581233 gene encoding dihydroneopterin aldolase 2-like isoform X2, producing the protein MTIPSSSLARRNCSSSMGDRDFVDKDKLILRGLQFHGFHGVKLEEKKLGQKFMIDVAAWMDLSNAGKSDDISDTVSYTAIYRIVKEVVEGPSQNLLESVAHLIANTTLIQFPQISAVRVKVGKPHVAVRGTIDYLGVEILRYKKASSVD